The genomic interval AGTTGTAAGATCTTGAACTGGCTGGTTCACACCACGATGACCAAACTTGAGCTTATACGTGCCGAATCCAAGAGCTCGTCCCAGAAGCTGATTACCAAAGCAAATTCCAAAGAATGGGATATGCGCATCGAGAACCTTGCGTAACTGTTCAACTTCGTAGTCAGCAGTAGAAGGATCTCCCGAACCATTGGAGAAGAACACACCATCCGGATTCAAAGCAGCAATATCTTCGAAGCTGGATGTAGCTGGCAAAACATGAACACGGCAGCCTCGCTCAGCCATACGGTATGGGCTCATAGCCTTAACACCGAGGTCAAGAGAAACAACTGTATAAAGCGGTTCTTGACCTTCAAAATCGCCCTGTGGCTCAACCACATAAGGCTCTGTAGTCGAAACTTCTTGAGATAGGTTTGCCCCGCTCATCAATGGAGAATTCTTAACAATCTCTAGCAAATCTTCTACACGCTTCAAACGTCCGCTGTCATCTACGAGAGCAGATCCAGAGAAAATACCTGCACGCATCACACCTGCAGAGCGCAAGTGACGCACAAGCTGACGCGTATCAATATCAGCAATACCCACGATGCCGTATGTATCTAAATCATTATCAAGACTGCGATTAGCACGCCAATTAGAAATACGGGTAGCTGGATCACGAACAACGTAACCTGCTACCCATATTTTAGAAGACTCAACATCTTCATCATTCACACCGGTATTACCAATATGTGGGAACGTTTGAACCACAATCTGACGAGCATAAGACGGATCAGTTAAGGTTTCCTGATAGCCCGTCATAGCTGTGGAGAAAACAATCTCTCCTGTGGTCACGCCCTGAGCACCGTAAGGACTTCCAACATATACATGACCATCTTCAAGCACCAATACGGCATTGTGGATGGAATAGATATCTGGACTCATTATTGCCGAATCTTGGCTGTTCACACATGCCTCCTAGAGCTTGTTGTATGGCATTTAATTATCGGAGTGTAACGCCTTATCTGTGTCATCCTCCGCAGAAGAAATATCTGCAGACGAACTGTGTGTTTCAAAGACGTTGTCAATACTGTTGTCAGTATTAAAATCTGTGAAAGAAAGATCAGAAAGCGATTTTCCACTTTCTTCTTCACCATCAGATGCATCTGATGCGTCGGATGCTTGGACGGTGCTTATAGTATCGGCATCAGCATGAGAATTACCATCAGAAACAGAATCATCTGAGTCATGCTCTGCTTGCGCAGCTGCTTCAGCAGCTTCAGCTTCAGCTGCCTCGGCTGCACGTTGCTGTTGCCATTCAATTTCTTCAGTGCGAATGTCTTCAGCCTTCTTCTCTACAGTGCTCAGCACACCGTAAAGTAAATCAGGCGTATCATCACCCGCATAAGTCTTAGCCAAAGCAATAGCCTCATTAATAGCTACGCCTGCAGGAATTTCATCGTTATAAACAATTTCCCATGCAGCCATGCGCGCTAAATTACGGTCAATTGCAGGCATACGTTTAACTTCCCAAGACTCAAGAGCATCACCAAGAGCTTTATCCAAAGTACGACGATGCGACGCCACGCCTTGAACAATCTCAATAGCATAGTCCGGAAGTGGAGTTTGAGCGCCAGGATACGCAATGCGCTGATCGAGGAGGTCAGTAAATTCCTGACCTCTCAAATCAGCTTCAAATAGCGTATTGAGTGCGCGCTTACGAGCAGTGGAACGTGCCATATTAAATAGTGGTCCTTAAGTTCCTACTCGCCCTTAATTTTCACGTCCAAGGTAGTCGCCAGAGCGAGTATCTACCTTCAAACGATCGCCTTCGTTAATGAACAGTGGAACCTGAATTTCAGCACCAGTTTCCATTGTTGCTGGCTTAGTTCCTGCAGAAGAACGGTTGCCCTGCAAGCCTGGTTCAGTGTGAGAAACGGTCAAAACAACAGATGCTGGAAGCTCTACAGACAAAGGATTACCGTCATGGAAGGATACGATGCAATCAGTACCTTCGAGCAAGAACTTCTCAGAATCGCCAATAAGAGTTTCAGGAATGAAGACCTGATCGTAAGTGGTCATGTCCATGAAAACGAAGCTGTCGCCATCCTTGTAGGAATACTGCAGAGTGCGGTTATCTACAGTTTCAAATTCCATCTTCATGCCAGCGTTGAAAGTCTTGTCAACAATCTTGCCGGTGAGAACTTCCTTAATCTTTGTACGCACGAAAGCTGGTCCTTTACCTGGCTTCACATGCTGGAACTCAATAACGCTCCACAACTTACCATCAAGATTAATAACGGAACCATTCTTAATGTCATTAGAAGTCTGTGCCACTAAAATCACCTATTCAAACATCGATTTTGTTATCGAACTCAATCTAAATCTTTCTTATTATGCCATAGCCCCTTTACCGCACAACTAAGCCGTGTTGCACGCATAGCCGATAAGTACGTTGCGTTACGCATATAAGATATTGCACAAAAATCCGCTATGCTCCCACATACAGCAGCTCAGACACCTACTCAAAGAGCATCACAATTAGCGAAACTCAATTATATCTGGACGATTGTCTGGACGAGATACGCACATCATGCTAGAATTCTTCTTCAGTTGTGTTTTCATAAGCGCACATAATTAAAGATGACTTAATTTTATATATTTAATCGTTCTATCGTAAAACCCATATTTGGGCATATAAGGGGATATTTTGAGCACAGGAAAGCATCGCGTAAGCTCAGCTTCTGCACCAGTCACACCTTTTAATACCCACTCAGCTTTTATTAAGGCAAATTGCACATTGTCACACAACAAGAATGTGCTAAAGATTGGCGCTATTGCTATTTCTTCCCTTCTTGTCATCGGGCTTGCTGGATCAACTACTTCAACTTTTGCTCAGGGCTCAGGTTCTGACCTTGCTCAAGTTACGACCGTGTCACGAAACAGCCAGCGTTCAAACTTAACTCAAGAAACAGCAACTGTTAATTATGTTCAAGGATCTGAATGGAATCTGAGTTCTGACAGCTCCGCTGTTACCGTTAAATATGAGATGACTCCTGAACAGACTTCAGCTCGCGATAACTTAGTTGCTGCATATAACAAGGCTCAGTCCTCATACGGCACCTTTACTTCTGCTTCGTCAGCTACTTTAGACGCACTGGCTAAAGCAATGAATACCGCTGCATCTCATCTATCTGATACCACCAATTCTGTGGATACATATAATGCTGATGTTACATCTTTGAATGATGCTGTTGCAAAGGCAAAGGCTAGCCATGCTTCTGCACAGACTGCTGCTGCAGCTTCTTCAGCAGCTTCTGCTGGATCTTTCACTGGTACTGTATCGGGTTCAGGTTCTGGCGTTGATTTAGCTAATTACAGCTTGCAGTTTGTTGGCGCACCTTATTCCTGGGGCGGAAATACTCCTGCTGGTTGGGATTGCTCTGGCTTTGTTCAGTATGTCTATGCTCACTTTGGTGTAAGCTTACCTCGCACATCTGGCGCTCAAGCAGCTGTTGGCGTAGCGGTGCCTTCACTTGCTCAAGCTCAGCCAGGCGATATTCTTGCTAACGGCACGCACGCTGCTATCTATATTGGCAATGGTCAAGTTATGAATGCAATGAACTATGGTTTAGGTACCAAGACAGCTCCTGTGTCCTTTGCTTTCAGTGGCGGATATTCGATTCGCCGTGTTTTGAACTAAGACGATAGCAAGGACAGCATAAGCGTGTTCTCATGGTTGGGTCGGTTTTCTCACTGAAGACCGACCCTTTCTAGTTTTTTCTA from Alloscardovia omnicolens carries:
- the nusB gene encoding transcription antitermination factor NusB; its protein translation is MARSTARKRALNTLFEADLRGQEFTDLLDQRIAYPGAQTPLPDYAIEIVQGVASHRRTLDKALGDALESWEVKRMPAIDRNLARMAAWEIVYNDEIPAGVAINEAIALAKTYAGDDTPDLLYGVLSTVEKKAEDIRTEEIEWQQQRAAEAAEAEAAEAAAQAEHDSDDSVSDGNSHADADTISTVQASDASDASDGEEESGKSLSDLSFTDFNTDNSIDNVFETHSSSADISSAEDDTDKALHSDN
- the efp gene encoding elongation factor P, which gives rise to MAQTSNDIKNGSVINLDGKLWSVIEFQHVKPGKGPAFVRTKIKEVLTGKIVDKTFNAGMKMEFETVDNRTLQYSYKDGDSFVFMDMTTYDQVFIPETLIGDSEKFLLEGTDCIVSFHDGNPLSVELPASVVLTVSHTEPGLQGNRSSAGTKPATMETGAEIQVPLFINEGDRLKVDTRSGDYLGREN
- the carA gene encoding glutamine-hydrolyzing carbamoyl-phosphate synthase small subunit, which produces MSPDIYSIHNAVLVLEDGHVYVGSPYGAQGVTTGEIVFSTAMTGYQETLTDPSYARQIVVQTFPHIGNTGVNDEDVESSKIWVAGYVVRDPATRISNWRANRSLDNDLDTYGIVGIADIDTRQLVRHLRSAGVMRAGIFSGSALVDDSGRLKRVEDLLEIVKNSPLMSGANLSQEVSTTEPYVVEPQGDFEGQEPLYTVVSLDLGVKAMSPYRMAERGCRVHVLPATSSFEDIAALNPDGVFFSNGSGDPSTADYEVEQLRKVLDAHIPFFGICFGNQLLGRALGFGTYKLKFGHRGVNQPVQDLTTGKVEVTAHNHGFAVDAPQGEPVPSPFGDGHYGRVQVSHIDLNDNVVEGLQCLDIPAFSVQYHPEAAAGPHDAGYLFDRFVEQMKTAQAAKN